In one window of Acidobacteriota bacterium DNA:
- a CDS encoding M23 family metallopeptidase, with protein sequence MCACLTLAVLAAGCARQAEAPRESTRADILLPRDAQVFEARVPHRATLASLLKAHEVSEHLAAQVVDAAAGAFDLRRIRAEQPYRLVVSMDGLVREFVYKIDADRFLRIVPDGKETSGGFDVEVVPYRKERSVVSVAGAIDRDHPSLVAALAERGESVQLAMSLADVFAGDIDFTNDLQPGDRFEAVFEKLVSEGEFAGYGQVLAATFENDGRTLRAYRFEVPGQPAGYYDAEGRSLKRFFLRSPLKFEPRISSGFSYRRKHPVLGRWRAHPAIDYVAPVGAPVIAVAAGTVVRAGRAGGAGIMVTLRHNNGYESNYLHLSAIARGVRPGVRVAQGEVIGRVGATGLATGPHLDYRLKRNGVWVNPLVEHKKLPPGEPVPAAARAAFDAARLRADALFTGASAASPALAAELPQDQPVQP encoded by the coding sequence ATGTGCGCCTGCCTCACACTGGCGGTCCTGGCGGCGGGCTGTGCCCGCCAGGCCGAGGCCCCCCGCGAATCGACCCGAGCCGACATCCTGTTGCCGCGCGATGCCCAGGTCTTCGAAGCCCGGGTCCCGCACCGCGCGACCCTGGCCAGCCTGCTGAAGGCCCACGAGGTGAGCGAGCACCTGGCCGCCCAGGTCGTCGACGCCGCGGCCGGCGCCTTCGACCTTCGCCGGATTCGCGCCGAGCAGCCGTACCGGCTCGTCGTGTCGATGGACGGCCTGGTCAGGGAATTCGTTTACAAGATCGACGCCGACCGCTTCCTCCGCATCGTGCCGGACGGGAAGGAGACGTCGGGTGGCTTCGACGTCGAAGTGGTCCCCTATCGCAAGGAGCGGTCGGTCGTGTCGGTCGCCGGTGCCATCGATCGCGATCACCCGTCGCTCGTTGCGGCCCTGGCCGAGCGCGGCGAGAGCGTGCAGCTGGCCATGTCGCTGGCCGATGTCTTCGCGGGCGACATCGACTTCACGAACGACCTGCAGCCGGGCGACCGCTTCGAGGCGGTATTCGAGAAGCTCGTGAGCGAGGGAGAGTTCGCGGGGTACGGCCAGGTGCTGGCCGCGACCTTCGAGAACGACGGCCGCACGCTGCGGGCCTATCGATTCGAGGTGCCGGGCCAACCCGCAGGCTACTACGATGCCGAGGGCCGGTCGCTCAAGCGGTTCTTCCTGCGATCGCCGCTGAAGTTCGAGCCGCGCATCAGCTCGGGCTTTTCGTACCGCCGGAAGCACCCGGTGCTCGGCCGGTGGAGGGCGCACCCCGCGATCGACTACGTCGCGCCCGTCGGGGCGCCGGTGATCGCGGTGGCGGCCGGCACCGTCGTGCGCGCGGGCCGGGCCGGTGGCGCTGGCATCATGGTGACGCTTCGGCACAACAACGGGTACGAGAGCAACTACCTGCACCTGTCGGCCATCGCACGCGGCGTGAGGCCCGGTGTACGCGTGGCGCAGGGCGAGGTCATCGGTCGCGTGGGCGCGACAGGGCTGGCCACCGGACCGCATCTCGATTACCGCCTGAAGCGCAATGGCGTCTGGGTGAACCCGCTGGTCGAGCACAAGAAGCTGCCGCCTGGCGAGCCGGTTCCCGCAGCGGCGCGTGCGGCGTTCGACGCGGCGCGCCTCCGGGCCGATGCGCTGTTCACGGGTGCGTCCGCCGCGTCGCCGGCGCTCGCCGCCGAGCTCCCACAGGACCAGCCGGTCCAGCCGTAG
- a CDS encoding DUF1015 family protein: protein MALIRAFRALRPKPEHAAEIAAVPYDVVNAAEARALAAGRPRSFLHVSRAEIDLAPDVDPYSDAVYARAADNLRALASSAMVVEAEPSLYLYRLRMGDHEQTGLAGCFSVDEYTRDLVKKHEKTRRDKEDDRTRHIIELRAQTGPVFLTYRHQDAIDAVAQRVKSDSPLYDFVAEDGVAHTVWRADADATTALVDAFGALPAVYIADGHHRAASAARAHARFTEAGDTARDAEHGWFLAVAFPDDQTQILAYNRLVKDLHGRTPGALLDEVGARVPLREGKAVPDGPGLCSMYLAGKWYELELGAAAEGRSDDPTRSLDVSIVQEELLAPLLGIVDPRTDKRIDFVGGIRGTAVLERAVNAGQAAVAFSFHPVTVEQLMAIADAGAIMPPKSTWFEPKLRDGLLTHTI, encoded by the coding sequence ATGGCCCTGATACGCGCCTTTCGCGCCCTCCGTCCCAAACCTGAACACGCGGCCGAGATCGCGGCCGTCCCCTACGACGTCGTGAACGCCGCAGAAGCCCGCGCGCTGGCGGCCGGCCGGCCGCGGAGCTTTCTGCACGTGTCGCGAGCGGAGATCGATCTCGCTCCCGACGTCGATCCCTACAGCGATGCGGTGTACGCACGGGCGGCCGACAACCTCCGCGCACTCGCGTCGAGCGCCATGGTCGTGGAAGCCGAGCCCTCGCTGTACCTCTACCGCCTTCGGATGGGGGATCACGAGCAGACGGGACTGGCCGGCTGCTTCTCGGTCGACGAGTACACCCGCGACCTGGTGAAGAAGCACGAGAAGACGCGGCGCGACAAGGAGGACGACCGGACGAGGCACATCATCGAGCTGCGCGCGCAGACGGGCCCGGTGTTCCTCACCTATCGTCACCAGGACGCCATCGACGCCGTCGCGCAGCGCGTCAAGAGCGACTCGCCGCTCTACGATTTCGTCGCCGAGGACGGCGTGGCGCATACCGTGTGGCGCGCCGACGCCGACGCCACCACGGCGCTGGTGGACGCCTTCGGCGCGCTGCCGGCGGTCTACATCGCCGACGGCCATCACCGGGCGGCCAGTGCCGCGCGCGCCCACGCCCGCTTCACCGAGGCGGGCGACACAGCGCGTGACGCCGAGCACGGCTGGTTCCTCGCCGTGGCGTTTCCCGACGATCAGACGCAGATTCTCGCCTACAACCGGCTCGTGAAGGACCTGCACGGCCGCACGCCCGGCGCGTTGCTCGACGAGGTCGGCGCGCGTGTGCCGCTGCGCGAGGGGAAGGCCGTGCCCGACGGACCCGGGCTCTGCTCGATGTACCTCGCCGGGAAGTGGTACGAGCTGGAGCTTGGCGCCGCCGCCGAGGGCCGGTCCGACGATCCGACGCGATCGCTCGACGTCTCGATCGTGCAGGAGGAGCTGCTCGCGCCGCTGCTCGGCATCGTGGACCCGCGCACCGACAAGCGGATAGACTTCGTGGGCGGCATCCGCGGCACCGCCGTGCTCGAGCGCGCGGTGAACGCCGGGCAGGCCGCGGTGGCGTTCTCGTTCCACCCGGTGACCGTCGAGCAGCTGATGGCGATCGCCGATGCGGGCGCGATCATGCCGCCCAAGTCCACCTGGTTCGAGCCGAAGCTTCGCGACGGGCTGCTGACGCACACCATCTGA
- a CDS encoding M20/M25/M40 family metallo-hydrolase: MNGFIRHNPIRFALAAATALALSLPLAAQVQERVDLDAVYKIKEEGFQRSRVMEYASWLTDVHGPRLTGSPLARAAADYTVKELQALGLENVKLETWGPFGRGWTNDYLSVHVKTPTPWAVLAFPKAWSPGTNGPVTAEVVKVTLESEADIDKLKGQLKGKFVAVAGLREVKPLFEAPGKRYTDAELTEMKAQPVGPDPFRRRAGGPMANFRQQMEQRRKMAAFLASEGIAGLIEPSPGSRGDSGSVLVGGAGAGEGGRQPNDPAGFPVLVAAAEHYNRIVRLLDKKIPVTLEVNVKNTFHDKDLNSFNIVGEIPGTDKKDEIVLIGAHFDSWHTGTGATDNGASSAVMMEVMRILKATGLQPRRTIRIALWTGEEQGLLGSRAYVKDHLADRETMALKPEHGKFAAYFNMDNGGGQFRGIYLQGNEAAAPIFEAWMKPFQSLGMTTLTIRNTSGTDHLAFDAVGLPGFQFVQDPMEYSTRTHHTNLDVYERLVPEDLMK; this comes from the coding sequence ATGAACGGCTTCATCCGCCACAACCCGATCCGGTTCGCCCTGGCAGCCGCGACGGCCCTTGCCCTCTCGCTGCCCCTCGCGGCGCAGGTCCAGGAAAGGGTCGATCTCGACGCCGTCTACAAGATCAAGGAGGAGGGGTTCCAGCGCTCGCGCGTCATGGAGTACGCGAGCTGGCTCACCGACGTGCACGGCCCGCGCCTGACGGGTTCGCCCCTCGCCCGCGCCGCCGCCGACTACACCGTCAAGGAACTCCAGGCGCTCGGGCTCGAGAACGTGAAGCTCGAAACGTGGGGCCCCTTCGGCCGCGGCTGGACGAACGACTACCTGAGCGTCCACGTGAAGACGCCGACGCCATGGGCGGTGCTGGCCTTCCCGAAGGCCTGGAGTCCTGGCACCAACGGGCCCGTCACGGCCGAGGTCGTGAAGGTCACGCTCGAGAGCGAGGCCGACATCGACAAGCTCAAGGGCCAGCTCAAGGGCAAGTTCGTGGCGGTGGCCGGCCTGCGCGAGGTCAAGCCGCTCTTCGAGGCGCCCGGGAAGCGCTACACCGACGCCGAGCTGACCGAGATGAAGGCACAGCCGGTCGGGCCCGACCCGTTCCGTCGGCGGGCCGGCGGTCCGATGGCGAACTTCCGGCAGCAGATGGAGCAGCGCCGGAAGATGGCGGCGTTCCTGGCCTCGGAGGGCATTGCGGGCCTCATCGAACCTTCGCCCGGCTCGCGGGGCGACAGCGGTTCGGTGCTCGTCGGCGGCGCCGGCGCTGGAGAAGGTGGCCGTCAGCCGAACGATCCTGCCGGGTTCCCCGTGCTCGTCGCGGCGGCAGAACACTACAACCGCATCGTGCGCCTGCTCGACAAGAAGATCCCGGTCACCCTCGAGGTGAACGTGAAGAACACCTTCCACGACAAGGATCTCAACAGCTTCAACATCGTCGGCGAGATCCCGGGTACCGACAAGAAGGACGAGATCGTCCTCATCGGCGCGCACTTCGACAGCTGGCACACCGGCACCGGCGCCACCGACAACGGCGCGAGCAGCGCCGTGATGATGGAGGTGATGCGGATTCTCAAGGCCACCGGCCTGCAGCCGCGCCGCACCATCCGCATCGCGCTCTGGACGGGCGAGGAGCAGGGCCTGCTCGGCTCGCGCGCCTATGTCAAGGACCATCTCGCGGATCGCGAGACGATGGCGCTCAAGCCGGAACACGGGAAGTTCGCGGCCTACTTCAACATGGACAACGGTGGCGGGCAGTTCCGCGGCATCTACCTGCAGGGGAACGAGGCGGCGGCCCCGATCTTCGAGGCGTGGATGAAGCCGTTCCAGAGCCTCGGCATGACGACGCTGACCATCAGGAACACCAGCGGCACCGACCATCTCGCGTTCGACGCGGTCGGGCTGCCCGGCTTTCAGTTCGTGCAGGATCCCATGGAGTACTCCACGCGGACCCATCACACGAACCTGGACGTCTACGAGCGGCTCGTGCCCGAGGACCTCATGAAGA